The window NNNNNNNNNNNNNNNNNNNNNNNNNNNNNNNNNNNNNNNNNNNNNNNNNNNNNNNNNNNNNNNNNNNNNNNNNNNNNNNNNNNNNNNNNNNNNNNNNNNNNNNNNNNNNNNNNNNNNNNNNNNNNNNNNNNNNNNNNNNNNNNNNNNNNNNNNNNNNNNNNNNNNNNNNNNNNNNNNNNNNNNNNNNNNNNNNNNNNNNNNNNNNNNNNNNNNNNNNNNNNNNNNNNNNNNNNNNNNNNNNNNNNNNNNNNNNNNNNNNNNNNNNNNNNNNNNNNNNNNNNNNNNNNNNNNNNNNNNNNNNNNNNNNNNNNNNNNNNNNNNNNNNNNNNNNNNNNNNNNNNNNNNNNNNNNNNNNNNNNNNNNNNNNNNNNNNNNNNNNNNNNNNNNNNNNNNNNNNNNNNNNNNNNNNNNNNNNNNNNNNNNNNNNNNNNNNNNNNNNNNNNNNNNNNNNNNNNNNNNNNNNNNNNNNNNNNNNNNNNNNNNNNNNNNNNNNNNNNNNNNNNNNNNNNNNNNNNNNNNNNNNNNNNNNNNNNNNNNNNNNNNNNNNNNNNNNNNNNNNNNNNNNNNNNNNNNNNNNNNNNNNNNNNNNNNNNNNNNNNNNNNNNNNNNNNNNNNNNNNNNNNNNNNNNNNNNNNNNNNNNNNNNNNNNNNNNNNNNNNNNNNNNNNNNNNNNNNNNNNNNNNNNNNNNNNNNNNNNNNNNNNNNNNNNNNNNNNNNNNNNNNNNNNNNNNNNNNNNNNNNNNNNNNNNNNNNNNNNNNNNNNNNNNNNNNNNNNNNNNNNNNNNNNNNNNNNNNNNNNNNNNNNNNNNNNNNNNNNNNNNNNNNNNNNNNNNNNNNNNNNNNNNNNNNNNNNNNNNNNNNNNNNNNNNNNNNNNNNNNNNNNNNNNNNNNNNNNNNNNNNNNNNNNNNNNNNNNNNNNNNNNNNNNNNNNNNNNNNNNNNNNNNNNNNNNNNNNNNNNNNNNNNNNNNNNNNNNNNNNNNNNNNNNNNNNNNNNNNNNNNNNNNNNNNNNNNNNNNNNNNNNNNNNNNNNNNNNNNNNNNNNNNNNNNNNNNNNNNNNNNNNNNNNNNNNNNNNNNNNNNNNNNNNNNNNNNNNNNNNNNNNNNNNNNNNNNNNNNNNNNNNNNNNNNNNNNNNNNNNNNNNNNNNNNNNNNNNNNNNNNNNNNNNNNNNNNNNNNNNNNNNNNNNNNNNNNNNNNNNNNNNNNNNNNNNNNNNNNNNNNNNNNNNNNNNNNNNNNNNNNNNNNNNNNNNNNNNNNNNNNNNNNNNNNNNNNNNNNNNNNNNNNNNNNNNNNNNNNNNNNNNNNNNNNNNNNNNNNNNNNNNNNNNNNNNNNNNNNNNNNNNNNNNNNNNNNNNNNNNNNNNNNNNNNNNNNNNNNNNNNNNNNNNNNNNNNNNNNNNNNNNNNNNNNNNNNNNNNNNNNNNNNNNNNNNNNNNNNNNNNNNNNNNNNNNNNNNNNNNNNNNNNNNNNNNNNNNNNNNNNNNNNNNNNNNNNNNNNNNNNNNNNNNNNNNNNNNNNNNNNNNNNNNNNNNNNNNNNNNNNNNNNNNNNNNNNNNNNNNNNNNNNNNNNNNNNNNNNNNNNNNNNNNNNNNNNNNNNNNNNNNNNNNNNNNNNNNNNNNNNNNNNNNNNNNNNNNNNNNNNNNNNNNNNNNNNNNNNNNNNNNNNNNNNNNNNNNNNNNNNNNNNNNNNNNNNNNNNNNNNNNNNNNNNNNNNNNNNNNNNNNNNNNNNNNNNNNNNNNNNNNNNNNNNNNNNNNNNNNNNNNNNNNNNNNNNNNNNNNNNNNNNNNNNNNNNNNNNNNNNNNNNNNNNNNNNNNNNNNNNNNNNNNNNNNNNNNNNNNNNNNNNNNNNNNNNNNNNNNNNNNNNNNNNNNNNNNNNNNNNNNNNNNNNNNNNNNNNNNNNNNNNNNNNNNNNNNNNNNNNNNNNNNNNNNNNNNNNNNNNNNNNNNNNNNNNNNNNNNNNNNNNNNNNNNNNNNNNNNNNNNNNNNNNNNNNNNNNNNNNNNNNNNNNNNNNNNNNNNNNNNNNNNNNNNNNNNNNNNNNNNNNNNNNNNNNNNNNNNNNNNNNNNNNNNNNNNNNNNNNNNNNNNNNNNNNNNNNNNNNNNNNNNAGCCTGTGCTCATGTTGAATCCTCCAATACGCATATGTGCGCACTGGTGGCAGGAAGGAGAGGCGTCTGAGAGGGGCAACGAATGGCCCAGTGTCTGCGCATAAATTTCCTCATTCCTGCCTCAGAGCCACGATTGCTCCACCGGGTCTGCATGCCTAAGACCACCTGCTTAACAGCTGCATTCCCAAGCACTTCTGTTGGTGCGTGAGTAtatgttttctctcttcttgttgtACTCAATTCGAGTCGTTTGAATCCATCACTGTGGTTTCTTTGCTACTGCTGCCTATGAATTCTACAAACCTCATTCACTCACTTTGTATCGCTCTTGTGCTGTGTCCAAGACGCAGGGTTTGAGATGGGGATGGTACCAGAAGAGGCTCGCTGTCTCCCCACTCTTCTCGTTAGGGGAAACTGAGAGCGTCAAACAAGGGTGCAGAGTCGAAAGGAAATGTTGGTTCACAATATCAACAACGATTGACGCTGGAGCTTTCTTCCTCCGCACACTCCATCACTGGGGGGAGAAAGTCTTTGGCGCTGTTTTGATGTACACCCTGCGCTGTCCACTTGTTTGTGTAGTAGTCAATCCACTGCGGTAGACAgtggggaaaggaaagaaggtAGAGGCGCTAGAAGATGGCCTCCAACCCATTTTGCTGGGAAAGGTTTGCTGTGGACTGcttcctctgcccctccctaCCAAACCTTAGCTAGTAGCTAAAACTACTGcagccgccctccccccccctatttatatatatctatatatatataaatataCACTCAACAGCAGTTGAATCTTTCATAGAGCTCAGCTGCAATTGTTGTCTCCTTAACAATGCTTCTATTTCTCATTTTTACTCTGTCCATATGATGGGTAACGTGGATCGGCGCATGCCGNNNNNNNNNNNNNNNNNNNNNNNNNNNNNNNNNNNNNNNNNNNNNNNNNNNNNNNNNNNNNNNNNNNNNNNNNNNNNNNNNNNNNNNNNNNNNNNNNNNNNNNNNNNNNNNNNNNNNNNNNNNNNNNNNNNNNNNNNNNNNNNNNNNNNNNNNNNNNNNNNNNNNNNNNNNNNNNNNNNNNNNNNNNNNNNNNNNNNNNNNNNNNNNNNNNNNNNNNNNNNNNNNNNNNNNNNNNNNNNNNNNNNNNNNNNNNNNNNNNNNNNNNNNNNNNNNNNNNNNNNNNNNNNNNNNNNNNNNNNNNNNNNNNNNNNNNNNNNNNNNNNNNNNNNNNNNNNNNNNNNNNNNNNNNNNNNNNNNNNNNNNNNNNNNNNNNNNNNNNNNNNNNNNNNNNNNNNNNNNNNNNNNNNNNNNNNNNNNNNNNNNNNNNNNNNNNNNNNNNNNNNNNNNNNNNNNNNNNNNNNNNNNNNNNNNNNNNNNNNNNNNNNNNNNNNNNNNNNNNNNNNNNNNNNNNNNNNNNNNNNNNNNNNNNNNNNNNNNNNNNNNNNNNNNNNNNNNNNNNNNNNNNNNNNNNNNNNNNGCTAGTAGCTAAAAACTACTGcagccgccctccccccccccctactttatatatatctatatatatataaatataCACTCAACAGCAGTTGAATCTTTCATAGAGCTCAGCTGCAATTGTTGTCTCCTTAACAATGCTTCTATTTCTCATTTTTACTCTGTCCATATGATGGGTAACGTGGATCGGCGCATGCCGCGTGGGCTGGTGTACTTGACCTCGTTCTCGGCGTCTCGTCATCCCTCTGTGGGTGGTGGCCACATCTGCGTGTGCTCACAAGCAACACCGCAGAAGAGAGTTGGCTCGTCAGACAGAGGCTTTTCTCCTATGGGGGTGCGTCCATGCCGGTGGCGGATGGTGGTGCCAGCTGGaccccctcccacctcccccacccaGACCTCCtgacatacacacacacatacacacttTGGGTGCCTCGGCGCGTATGCCCCAATTGCAAACGATAATGCCAGGGGAGGTGGCGTCACGACAAGCGTAGTGCTTGCGGCATCCGTGCGCAAAGAAACGCAACTGTGTGAGGCTTAGAGCGTGTCGTGACACTCGTACGTGGAGCTTGAATGAGTATCGGGCAAAGCAAATTTGGGGTGATGACACaaagggggggcggtggGACCGGGGCAAAGACGACGTGGGGCCGTGTGCGGGGTCATGCGGGTGCGAATGGATGAGGCCGGGACTTTtgcccccccacccccccctgCGCCCCGCAATTTAGTGAGCGGTGAAGCTATCAACGTCCTGTCGATCTCCACTACCCaatcgccccccccccgacccCGAAAGTGTTTCTAAAAGGCACCCAGCCAGCCGTCCCATTCTATCGTTTTTCGTTGGTCTTCCCCCCGTCTCTCTGCGAGGTGGGCGTTGGTCGTCGTCTTCCCCGCCGCCCCccatttcttttttgttcAGCACACCGGAGAAGACGCGACAGCGCGCTGTCAGTGCATCGAGtggctccctccccccgcccgcCCCTTTTGTGTCTGCCGGCGCGCGGAGCGACGGCTGAGAAAATGTGAAAACACCACAACTTTTTTATGTGTTTGTTTGCTGAGCGACAAAAGTCGTTTGTACCGTGACGGTGCGTGCCGTATACTTCTGCCACCCCCCCTACCGCCATATTTTCTCTGCTCCCTGATGTCTCATTCGGTGCGGCAGTTTCCCATTGCTTCCTCATTCAGTGTAGTTTCAGTATTGTCTTTAGCTCAAGCGCTTCTGTTTCCTCCAAATTTCATTGCCATCAACCTAATCGTCAAGTGACTTCTCAGTTTCCCGTTTCTTAAAAAGGaaagcacagcagcagatcaCCTCGCCCAGTGGTTATGAGTGGATGGCTCTGTCTACGCAGACCGCGCGGCAAGTGCACTCGCTACTAAGTGTAGGCACACTCGTGACGGTGCAAGGGGTGTGCTATAGCCTGTCTTGTGAGCAGCGTAATCTCCGCGtgtgttcccccccccccaaaaaaaaagagattGCTGGTGTTCTGCTCAACCAAAGCCCTATAGGCTGTGTTACTCCCGTCGCCGCTTAGGAGAACGCGTTTCGGTCCTTGCCGGAAGTCTGCTTGAAGGACAACAAAATAGAATAAAAACCCACAAACGTAGCGAAGATGGGAAAATCTTTGCCTGTCCATTGTTTGGTGTGGGATGCTGAAGAGGTGCATGCGACTAGCGGGAGCTGCCAGCACTATGCCCCAGCCTACTTttcacctcctcgcctttcctctctaCCAACCGTGCGACAATGCATGACCTTCTCATGCACGCTCTGCCCTTcacaaacacgcacagacggGTTCCACTGGTCATCTCTATCTTGTCGTACCATTGCGTACTGCAGTTCAGTAccccccatccccacccctcccttcacctgCATCACTCTCCAGTGCATCTACTTGTCCATACCAGCACACACTATCACTCCTCGGCATCAGTGAATGGCAAGACCACTGGGGAGGccaacacgcgcacagaagACCATCACAACCGAATGTaatgccctctctctttctcccccctcctccccccatccccacACATGGTTGCGCGAGCGCTGCCGtagccccctcccctcttcgactctctcttcatccctctctctctctgaaaCACAGGaaggcaagagaaaaaatTTGAAAAcgtcgccgtcatcatcGAACTGCGCACACTCAGCCGGCATCGCAGAGGAAGTACACACGCAGAAACGCATCAATACGCGGAGAAGAGCCAACGATGCTGACgtgccttctccttcctccccctcttgccCTTCTCAGGCACCTCCGTGCTCTTGTTTAGATTTTTGCCGAGCGTGGTCTCCAGCACAGAGTCGCACCCGCGGAGGCGACAGAACGCTACGTGAGGAACCACAGACCTGTTGCACAAAGCCTCACACAATACGGAGCTGCCACTCTGTTTTgtctctctcgtttctttcCCTTAACTCGTATAAGAGAAGCCTCTTggccctccaccaccttcccGGACGTGCACTCGCTGagctccgtctctctctctcactgtaCAGTTGTGTCTCCATTGGCTGTTTTACTTGTTCTCGTTCTTCGCTCTGGCGTTGAGTAGCGCTCCTCTGTCTCACTTCACCTCACCTCTGCTCCGACCCCTTTCTCATTCTTTCCACTCACTAAAGTTACGTTTCGGCAGCTCGATcgactgctgcaccgccttgaTCGTCTCTTCCTGGCTAACCAGctctccccgcccccgcTGTTCCTTCTTTACTTTCACCGCCGGGAAACCAGAAGTGCGCATTGGCTgagtcacacacgcacacacactctctctcttttgtttttgcgGCTCAGTCCATTGAAATTCCGCCTCTCATTCATGTTTTCCGCTGCCTGTCTGCCAGTCTTTGAGTCGTACTCCTCCTTCATCCTTTCAATGGACGCTTGGaatctgctgctgtctctctcaccatttctcccctcttctcactGCATTTTGATCTGcggcccttctctctgtctctctctccacacctctcctccttcagcttcaTCACTGCCAAACAATCATACCCCATACACGCTTACGCACCTCTACACGCATACGTGCGTGCATTCAGTACACCTTTACACGCATGCTTCGCCATATTTGCTCCTCCGCTCTCGTGGCCACCGGTGTTGGTCGGGCGACGGTCATCTGCCACCGTGCTGGGTCCACCACCTACTTCTCGGCCGTGCCGCGCGCGCCTCCAGATGCCATCATGGGGATCGCTGCAGACTTCGCCAAGGATATGTCTCCCAACAAGGTGAACCTTTGCATTGGAGTCTACCGTGATGAGCAGAACAAGCCCTTCGTGCTGGAGTCTGTGCGCAAGGCGATGGCACATATTGTGGAGCGCGACACGCAGATGGACTACGCCCCCATCGCGGGTCTACCGTCCTTCGTAAACAGCGTGCAGCGACTGTGCTTCGGAAAACCCATGCTAGACGTCCAAGGCGACCGCATCGCCTCGGCACAGGCTCTTAGTGGCACCGGCGCCCTGCACCtcggcgtgcagctgctgcagtgctctTCTGGTGGCTCTGGCCCTGCGACGGTGCACATACCGAGCCCCTCCTACCCCAACCACCTTAATATCCTGAAGCATCTGAACGTTGAGGTCGCCTACTACCCGTACTACAATCTGCAGATGCATCGCTTAAACATCGATGCAATGCTAAACTatctgcgccagctgccCGCCGACTCCGTCGTCCTGCTGCATGCCTGTGCGCACAACCCGACAGGGTGCGACCCCACCCCCGAGGAATGGCAGCAGATTGTAGACGTTATCCGCCGAGGAGATCTCATTCCATTCGTTGACATGGCATACCAGGGGTTCGCGACGGGCAACATAGAGCGCGACGCCTACGTCCTGCGCGTGTTGAATCAGCAAGAGGTCCCCACGTACTTGGTGGCCCAGTCCTTGGCGAAGAGCTTTGGCCTCTACGGGCACCGCACTGGTGCCCTGCACATCCGATGCACCACACagaaggagaaagcgaaTGTCctgtcgcagctgcagtcgaTGATTCGTGCCACGTACAGCAACCCCCCCATCTTTGGTGCTCGCATCGCAGACGAGATTCTGCGGaccccgcagctgcgcgagctgtGGAAGTCAGAGCTGAAACAGATGTCGAACCGACTGCAAGATGTGCGGCACCGTCTCGTGGCCCAGCTGCGTGCCTGTGACTCGACGCGAGACTGGGAGTATCTCGAGAATGGCGTGGGAATGATGTCGCTGATGGGGTtgacggaggagcaggtgatggcgctgcggcagaagTACAGCGTCTATCTGACAGGCAACGGTCGCATCGCGTTTTCTGGACTGAGCGCTGAAAATGTTGCCTACGTCGCCCAGGCTATCTACGACGTGTCCCGGTAGACGAGGGGCAGGCGCGAGGGCGTGTGTGGCTGGTGTAGCGCCCTTTCCGTGCCAATGACAAGGCGCATTTCTACGTGTGcgttccctcccctccctctgtctctctctctctctcaccatcTGTGCGCCGCCATGGAATCGGGTTGCGAGCCCTgcatgcgctgctgtcgttcTGTTGAGCGGTACTGCTCACTCGTGCCGCACACCCTCCCGTGTCTTACCCTCTTTCATCGTCCTCGGCCCGTTCCTGATGACTCCAGCGGCCGCATTATACGTACAACACCCGAAGACACCGAGATCTGTTGCTTGCCGTCTGAGTTGATGCACACCTGCAGGTGTTTGCAGAGACTTATGGTCATGATGCCGAAGAACGGGAGGCGAGCCCAttaccacagcagcagcggaaaggGAAGTTTTGAGAAGATGATCGCCTCTACCGAAAGGAGTTACCGAGGTGCGCTTCGGCGACCCCACAAGGCGAGCCAACACACGTTGCAACGCCTCGCACAGTTGCCTGTGGTCCTTTGGGGAAAATAAAGCAAATCATACGAGgagtgatgtgtgtgtgtgtgtgtgctccctTGCATTGATGCATGTGAGGAGCGTAGCGAGAGCTGATGAATGGATCTTGATGACCTCTTGCCTCGTGGCGGTGCGAGAAGGCGAGGTATCAAAGAGtgactctctccttccctttccctcccttcctcaaCCTCGAGCTACAGTGGCTATGTACATCACCCCTAAGTACGTGcactccttccctctctgcctcttgcTATCACTACCATGTGTGACTCACAGCCGCAACCGCCTTCTTTACTCTCCTTTCATTGAGGCTGGACACCTTATTTTTGCCTGCTCGAGTGCTTGGGTTGGGGTgtagaggggagagggagggtacTTGTTCTCTCGCGTGGTCGTCCCTTGTCTCGCTAttcacctccccccttccatCCCTGAAGTTAACGATATGGCACGCACCACACCGGTATTGGTGGGGGAAGTGGTGGCGAGTAAGGGAGCAATGGTCAATAACTTCAGGTGATCAGCAGCTGTAAACACCCACAGGAGGAAAATGACAGAGCAGGCGGAGCCAGCGCCATCAAGAGCTCATTTTTGCATGTCTCATCCATCCGCGTGTGCCAGCCACCTTCAAATGCTGAGAAGCGGTAGTGGTTATGATTGAGGGGCGGGTGGTGGGAAAAAATGGAGAAAGcctcttcaccctctctGGCGCCACCGAACGCTCTCGCGCGGTGTGTCAGGTGCCCTTCGATTCACCCGCAGTCTCTCGCATcttcagctgccgctgttcaGCGGTTCACCGGAGGACTTGTGTACCTGACGTGTGTAGGCCATCTCCATAATGACAGTGAGAAGTactcctgtgtgtgtcttaCACGTACTGAAGTGTCCTccatcgctctccctctccgttgcATGTCCCCCTTTCCggcccacccctccctttaCGGTCAaacactccccccccccccccccccacgccgGCACCAGCATGTGCATCGACAGTTGAATCGCTAGAACTAGCCGGCACAGCAGCATAACGCAAGGTTCCACGAGGAAACGTCGGGGTTCAGGGGAGAGGCGGAAACAGACAGGCCCGCGCACACCCGCTCACCCACCCTTCTGTGTGCGCCCATCGCCGCGTAGGTTTAGGTACGACTGGCCTCGGTACACCACAGAGCGACTGCatctccccttcctcgccttACCCAAGAGTGTACTGGCTGCAATTTTCTGTCGGCTTCTGAAGAACCCctctgtccccccccccccgccctcaCAGCGTGTGCCCGTTTGTCCAGCACTTGGTGTATCCGGGGCATcgtgcctccccctcttgctgttgctgctggctATGAGTGCTCGCTGACGGCGAACCACGATGCTGCAAGATCTGGATCGCAGCAGACTGGCTGAGAGAAGGCACTCGAAGGCCTCCCGCGTTTTCGATCTCTGGCTAGAGAGAGCACAACAGCGTGGTGCTAGTGCACCCAGTGGCGAAGTGGACTGGCGCTCTTACAtggacggtggcggcagcagataCACTGACCCGCGAAACATCGGCCGGGCTTCGCTagaccgccgcagcagccacgccgcACTTCCATGTTCGCCAGCGCCATCCTTGATCTCCCCTCATGGGCAGCATAGCCACTTGGGAGAGTTAGAAGAGCTACTGTTCATGCAAGGACAGTACAATCATCTTCTCTCCTCGGCCGCTGGACGGGAGGGGGTGGACTATAGCACTACCAAGTTACTACAGGTAGCACCCACGAGTCGCCCTCTAGATATGCCGCCCTGTGATGCGACATCCTCGTGCTTGtacagcggcgtcgccgactCGCTCTACGGGGCCATGGACAGAGTTGCCAAAGGCGGTAGCCCCTCCGTTGCGATGGGTGGCCGCTCGTCTCCCAATGAACCCTGCAACTTCACTCAGGAGCTGATGAATCGCTCTGCACTACCGAGTGGCGGCACGGATGTCACGGAGGCTATCAATACAGCTGAATTGGAGGCGGAGCGGTATATTGCGCGtctcgaggaggaggtgcagacaCTGATGAGGGAAGTCTCTGACAAGGATCGCTACATTATCGCGATGTCTGCTGTGAAGGATTCGATGTCACTTGAGCTGcgagagcagaagaagcgagGGGAACTGATGGAAAACGAGAGCTCCACACGGCAAATGCTGAGCTACAGCTTTATGTCTATGCTGAGGTTCTATACCACACAGGCTGAAAGTAGGCGGGCAATGCAACTGGAAACACAAATCTCTGGTCTTAAATACGAGCTGAAGCTTGCCGAGGCCATGCTAGCGCAGTCGCAGAGCAGCGCTACCGCCGCAGCAtctcagcagcaccagcagctgctcaaaTGGCAAAATGAGGAAGACGAGCTGGCCCGCTCTGTCTCCGCCACTTTGCGGCCTCTTCTGCAGGGTGAGTACGATCgactggcgcagctggtgtcGGAAATGCCGAGCAAGGTGCGGATGATGATGTGTACAGGCTATAGCGCGCCTcagagcgaggaggatgaagcCGCAAGGGGtgccgcggtgccgccgcagcagcaacagcggttGCACGAAATGTTAGAGTCTCTGCTCGCCTCGCGCGGTGGTGTGACAGGCGCGCTAGTCGATGCAGCATCATCTGCTCCCTGCGCTCCGACCGGCATCCCATCGCCACTGCCACTCGCGCTCAGCGGCGTGGACCCATCTCACTTTGTTCATCTTGTCTCCCGGGTGTGCCACCACCATGAGGTCATGGCAGACCTTTATTGTGCGGAGGTCGATCAGAGGATGGCGTTCGCGCAGTATGAGGGTGACATAATTCGTTTCATCAGTGCTAAGCAAATCGCGCTCACCTGGGCAGCGTTGTATCACGAGAAGAAGGATGAAGTAAAGCACCTGAACGAGAAGATAATGAGCCTGCGTGGAGAGCTCCGGGCCGCTGCAAGGCTGAGCCGGGGAGTCGTCGTCAGCGGCCCGAATGCGGGCAGCAACAACATCACACAGAGCTACGAGGCGTACGCTGCGCCCTACGTGCCTTCTGCTGCACGACTGACAAATTCATCGCGCGATAAGCTTAAACGCCCTTCTACCTCAACACAAATGAAGCCTCAATCAGTTGTGGCCATCAGGAGGCCAATCGGTGAGCTGCGAGAAGAGGCTCGGCGCCTCGGGGTTCTACCGGCATCGCACTACCCGCCGCTCGTTACGGGCCCATCACCGTCAATGACCTCCTCTGCGTCAAGCAGCCCGTCGGACCTGACACAGACGCTGCCAGGTAAGGACCAAAAGAATGCGGCGAGTAGAAagcgcggtggtgctgccgaggcggcggtggtgcctgCTCTTGTGGAAGTGCCCACCGTCGCTAAAGGCTCGAATATTGCGTGCAACTCGACTGTGCCCGTCATTCGAGCCTTACCGTGCCAGTGCGAAAGCGAGGGTACTTCACCGTCGTCGGCACTGTCACATCGGGCGTCGCTggcacgcaggcacaccGCGCCACGTTCTGTTGCGCAACCGAAGTCGCGGACGTGTGACTCGAGCCAACGCTTCGAGACCACGGGTGAGCACAGCATTCCGCGGCCGGTTCTCTCcgactcctcctcgtcctcgtcatctACCAGTGACGTGCTTGCCGCTGGCCGCTCGCAAGTGAAAAAGGCAGCGCTAGGGCACGGATTTgcactggcggcagcggcgacgagtCGCTTAGCTTCATCCTCCTCGGCTTCTTCTGGATCTTCACTCAGCCACGCCAAGGCACAGGAGGTGGCTGCCAAGCCCACGTCGGGGAGGACCAAACAACAGCCCAAACCGAAAGTGGTGCACAACTCCTTTGACGATGCCGACGACGATGAGAATGAAGCAGAAGCGGCGAAGGTGCGGAAAGACACTGTCCAGGCATTTCACAGACTTCCGAGCTCAAAACTGGCAGCGACTGCGACGTTCAACAACAAGTCGAAAGCGCGAAACGCAAAGGTAGACAGCGAGGCGGACACCTCGTTTGACAGCCTTGGCACCCCCGCGAAAAGGAGCAAAAAGGCCACAAGTGCTGCCGCCAAATGGTCTCACATGAGGAAGTCCTCCttcgacgaggacgacagcaacggcgacatcgccaacgacagcagcagcagtctcggcagcaccgctgacACCCCAGGACCGGCATCACGCGCCGTGGTCGGCTCGAACACGGTAAggcgcaccaccgcggcaACGCAGTCGTCTGCAACACGGCTGCTGGtgtctgccaccaccaccaccaccacctctgccgctgtcgcgtTCGGGAAGGCCAGGTCGACACCATCGACTGCAAAACAAACCAGGCTGAAGCTTCCCACCTGGTAAGCGTGataaagggagggagggggataGCGACCTGTGACATCACTGGAAGTGGCCAGCGTGCGTCCAGACACTTGTCTGCACAGGGCACTGGGGGTAAAGCGGAATTAAGAAAGCGAGCGTTGCCCTTCACGTatttttctgctctctgccATTGCTAGAGGGGATATCGAGGCTTGCACCATCGAAGTtgatgagagagaggtgcaacCGCTTGTGCTTAGCACGCTTCAGTTGAAGGGAGCGATGTGAAGTTGATTGGGCAGAGAaggcgggggtggagagagggcggaggaaatactcagagagagaaagagaggaagagcgcaaGAGAATGAGAGGCAGGCAGCTGGTGTAGTGGTTGATTACTGGTCTAGATTGTCTGCTGGCGTTAGCGTTTGCGTGATTGAAGAGGGGTATGCAGGTATGTCCCCTCGCAtgaagaggacgagaggggcggggggtcAATGAGTGTGTGGGTTGAATGGCCCGCACTACTTCACGAGACCGGTACTATCGCGGCCAGGCTGgcgcaaaagagaggcaTCCAACTGTGCCTCCCCtttgcagcagtgcgcaaGGGTGTGAcgttgctctctttttcagGTCTGATTGCCCCCTTCCTCAGTCTTCGTATGGCATCCGTGGCGTGGGTAGGTAAGTTCCTACCAACACCCATCatgacacacacccacacacatacatgcacgcacaggctcacccacgcacgcatcTGAGCGTGCCACCCTATCTCACTGACCGCTTCGCTTCTAAGCGTTtctttctgctcttcctgTTATCCTCACAACTCgtgtgcctcccccctcatgCTGTTGTGTGTTTACTTTTGGCTGTTTGCTCGCTTTTCACATGTTGGTCGGCGCCCCACCGCATGTCT is drawn from Leishmania panamensis strain MHOM/PA/94/PSC-1 chromosome 24 sequence and contains these coding sequences:
- a CDS encoding aspartate aminotransferase, putative (TriTrypDB/GeneDB-style sysID: LpmP.24.0350), translated to MGIAADFAKDMSPNKVNLCIGVYRDEQNKPFVLESVRKAMAHIVERDTQMDYAPIAGLPSFVNSVQRLCFGKPMLDVQGDRIASAQALSGTGALHLGVQLLQCSSGGSGPATVHIPSPSYPNHLNILKHLNVEVAYYPYYNLQMHRLNIDAMLNYLRQLPADSVVLLHACAHNPTGCDPTPEEWQQIVDVIRRGDLIPFVDMAYQGFATGNIERDAYVLRVLNQQEVPTYLVAQSLAKSFGLYGHRTGALHIRCTTQKEKANVLSQLQSMIRATYSNPPIFGARIADEILRTPQLRELWKSELKQMSNRLQDVRHRLVAQLRACDSTRDWEYLENGVGMMSLMGLTEEQVMALRQKYSVYLTGNGRIAFSGLSAENVAYVAQAIYDVSR
- a CDS encoding ppg3-related protein-like protein (TriTrypDB/GeneDB-style sysID: LpmP.24.0360): MNRSALPSGGTDVTEAINTAELEAERYIARLEEEVQTLMREVSDKDRYIIAMSAVKDSMSLELREQKKRGELMENESSTRQMLSYSFMSMLRFYTTQAESRRAMQLETQISGLKYELKLAEAMLAQSQSSATAAASQQHQQLLKWQNEEDELARSVSATLRPLLQGEYDRLAQLVSEMPSKVRMMMCTGYSAPQSEEDEAARGAAVPPQQQQRLHEMLESLLASRGGVTGALVDAASSAPCAPTGIPSPLPLALSGVDPSHFVHLVSRVCHHHEVMADLYCAEVDQRMAFAQYEGDIIRFISAKQIALTWAALYHEKKDEVKHLNEKIMSLRGELRAAARLSRGVVVSGPNAGSNNITQSYEAYAAPYVPSAARLTNSSRDKLKRPSTSTQMKPQSVVAIRRPIGELREEARRLGVLPASHYPPLVTGPSPSMTSSASSSPSDLTQTLPGKDQKNAASRKRGGAAEAAVVPALVEVPTVAKGSNIACNSTVPVIRALPCQCESEGTSPSSALSHRASLARRHTAPRSVAQPKSRTCDSSQRFETTGEHSIPRPVLSDSSSSSSSTSDVLAAGRSQVKKAALGHGFALAAAATSRLASSSSASSGSSLSHAKAQEVAAKPTSGRTKQQPKPKVVHNSFDDADDDENEAEAAKVRKDTVQAFHRLPSSKLAATATFNNKSKARNAKVDSEADTSFDSLGTPAKRSKKATSAAAKWSHMRKSSFDEDDSNGDIANDSSSSLGSTADTPGPASRAVVGSNTVRRTTAATQSSATRLLVSATTTTTTSAAVAFGKARSTPSTAKQTRLKLPTW